From the genome of Salvia splendens isolate huo1 chromosome 7, SspV2, whole genome shotgun sequence:
CTAAACGTGCGTCAAACGAGAGTGATGacaaactcatatttttatCGGTTTAATTGGTCTGTTGAAGTGCTAAATGATGAGTTTATTACCCGAAATTGTCTTTGTCTAGCCAATTATTCAATCTTTTGGAGTTTTATACGTTTGTTTAGTATTTTAGGAAAAATAGATGGAAAAAGAGGAAAAATGTGACTGTGCCTGATATGGAGGCAGAATGGCTCTAAACAGAACCACTCGGCCGGGTGAATTATCATAAATTCTACCCCTGCCGGGTATTCCAGTTTCAGCATGCGAGAGTCAGGAGGGGGTCGATAAttaccacccggccgggtggatttacACTGTATTAATTCACCCGGCCAGGTACTTCAGTTTGACGCCGATTATAGCAGAAAACGCGATtttgaagaaagaaaaattagaaGAAAAGGCTAGGGTTGCAGTTGACGAGATTCATTCTACACCTACCGCCTCCAACACTTACACACATCCCCAAGAAcactttgagagagagaattgaagattgaagacttccAATCAGAAGATTGAAGTTGTCATTCTGTAGATTCATTCTCACATGAGTATCTTAatcttttcttcatgtttttcGTAGAATCTTTTGTTTCAAACATGGTTTTTATgaagaacatgagtagctaaacatttcttgtagaattcttggtgatgatgcattAATTTCATAGTTCTtaccttgctcttgtagttatttgattattcttgggtttattcctttcaattgcttgatcaccacttgattgtgtatgattaattagattaatcgggagatgaaataattaatctgaaaataagaataattcacaccttaatacaatagaactcaggagagttgaggttttgagtgaggtctttgaCCTTatcgagcttttgggagttaggggtttaggattagaaggggacttcaatcctagcacctaatctacaggtttctcacctcgagagggggtttaatctataatcgtcgtcgacttaataactctagagacaccaaaaggtaagaCAATTTGATTGGATAAGAGctttggaattgtgcatcggatccttgagttttacaattttctccatattatcttcTCACTTGTGTTTACTTGTTTTCACTTGTTTACTTGCTTTTTATATGCTTTCAGTAgtgttagaacaaaccaaacttttccatctctctcttactttaccaattgcgtattaaaactcgtgtcgtttcaaatgttgtATATTTTTAGGCACGgatggaatattaattttatagtagaatgtgagtggaatgaattaGTGCAGTATGAGGCTCATTTACTAAAATTGGGAAAATGTATGTTTTTAAATGGCTGACATCCCAAAAATATCAAAACGTGCCACGTTTCGGCGGACGAAGGAAGTACTTAATCATATTTTTCTTAATCAGTGATTACAATATGtaataatactccttccgtccctgaaaagtatgaatttttttttatttcgttcCTAAAAAGTACTATactgaactttctaattttgaaaacttcattttctctaataaaatgagattcatattccagtaacaatactttaaaacctttttctttctccctctcttaatttaccaattatgcattaaactCATGTCAaaccaaatattcatatttttcatagacaaagggagtattattttttcgaCAAATAAACAAATCCTTAGTATTGTAAATAATCTCAAATCCTACGATATTTTTTGGAATAATTTTAATATCTAAATTTTGAACCTGTTTGTAGTTCTAAAGTTAGGAAAGGATGGATTGAATTAGACTTATCGAAAATGGTGGCGCACACGATTCATTATAGCATAGTATTTTGTAATTCGGTGATCAAAATTCCGAGTTAAATATCGTCACTGCAGAAACCGTAAAAGCAAACGAGGTCGGTTAAGATTCTTAATTGCGTCTGCTCCATCTCTTCAACTACCTCTTCTTATCGAAATATTAAAACCCCCTTTTTCCAATTCAAATCCATCGACACCTTTTACTGTCTTTGGATTCTCCTCCTTGGATTTTCTGAGTAATTGATACTAGTAATCAACTCAGCTCCGACATTTTTCTTCAGTTTTGGAGTGAATGCAGAAACCTCTGATTTGAGACGATTTGAAAAGAGAAGTGATATGGAAAACGGCGCTATCAGCTCGACGGACACAGGTAACGGAGGGGAGGACGTCTACAGTTCTAAAGAATCTAATGCTTTCTACGCTGATCATCTCGTTGTCATGGTGCACGGGATTCTCGGAAGGtaatcaatctgattgtgttttttttttattaatttgcaTCCAATTTTTTTAATCTGAAGAATTGAGTTGCTGTGGTGGAAAGATGTGACTTGATTTTGTTGATTCGTTCGATTGATTTATGCAAACTTGGCGTTGATGGAGAGTTAAAAGCACTAGAAATAGAGATCATATACACATTTCTTTGGATTGGAAGATTTTCTCACTCAATTGTTGATGATATTGTTTCTGTTTGTGATCGTGTCATTGCAGTGGATCAGATTGGAAATATGCTGCTGAGAAATTCGTTCAGCAGCTTCCGGATAAAGTGTTTGTTCATTGTAAGTTGTTCATTTCTGTATAAAGTGATTATGATCCGTGTGACTTCTTCGTTGTTTTATGCAATCCATTCTTCCCACTCGGAAGTAAGAAGAATCCTTGTCCATTTTCAATGGATCAGCCAATATTCTTAGGGGTGCAAGGTGATTTTGTAAGATAAGGCAAAATTTCATATCCATTCGCATAATTGGAGTGGTTTTGGTATTTGCAACTCCTTATGATTCAATAGTGGCATTTCTAATTTATATCTCATGAAATTGTTCTTTCAGAAAAATAGTCTTAGCTCTGTAGCTTCCTGTGATATCTATTCTCTGCACTCTCTTACTTCTATTACTGAGAAATATTAGTAGATTTTTTTCTTTCCCCACTTTTCCTTAAAAACCTTTTTGAACTGCAGGTAGTGAACGCAATGCAGCAAAGACATTGGATGGTGTGGATGTGATGGGTGATCGACTGGCTGAAGAGGTTGTTTCATGTTTTTCGTTTATGTTATGCCTTTTCGTTACCACTCCACAGCCTCGATTTCCAGAAAGTATTACATGGAATAAGTAACCATGGTTTGATTTATTAACTGGCATTGAATTTCAGGTCCTTGAAGTAATTAGAAGGAAGCCTAGTTTGAGGAAGATTTCTTTTATTGCACATTCTGTTGGGGGCCTTGTAGCAAGATATGCTATCGggaaattgtataaacctacaATGAAAGTAAATGGGGAAGAACTTTTAAATAATGAAGAGTCCAAGGGTAAAATAGCTGGTCTTGAACCAGTTAACTTTATTACTGCTGCCACTCCTCATCTTGGTTCTAGGGGTAACAAGCAGGTATAAATTTCCCTGCTCATTGCCTTCATTTTTATCTGGTATCCAAATGATAAGAAAATTTTAAGTCACTTGCATGCAACACCTATGAGTTTTTGTATATATGCCCTTGttgataatttgatattgaaCTGTCGATTTTGCAATATATGGCCTTGGAGCAGTAGGATTTACATCTCCAATATTATTGAGCAAACTTAGGAACTATCTAGGAATTATTTGTTATTTCTTGTAGATGATGTTGTATGGCGAATACTAAACTTAGTGCAGATAATTGCCAAAGACTTAAATACTTGTGGGCTGTGgcaatatatataataaatctCGTATGTTGAAACTGATATTGTCATTTGGTTAGGATATTTTTGGTGCATATTGTTTGTGTGCAATATTAGGGAAGTAGATTCAGTAAAacgtgagagagagaaaatgaataACACTATTGAAATCATTTAATAGTGGTCTTCTTTAGTACACAAGATGAAGTAGTGTAAGACAAAAGAGCAAATGGTGGGGAAATTGAATGAAGCTTGACAAGTCAGTGTCCGGCACAGAGGTTCAATTGATGGATGACGATGCATGTAACTGACATTTGAAACTACAAGTTTGGCATGGATGGACGGTGTAGAAGACTTGTGGTAGTGGCATGGTGCAGAAGTTAAAAAAATCAGTGGGAAGAGAGATGAGACAAATCAGATGAGAGTGTCCTTCCCTTATCTTGGGAGAGATGTTGCACATCATAAGGAGACTGAAAACGAAGCAATAGTTGATTAGGGAAAAGATAAAAGAGCAGGAGCTCAGGTAGGTAAAAGATTGATCAAGTTAAGGTGAAACTAAAGGAAGAAACTGGAATCAAATAGAAAACCTTCTGAAAAATGTGAGGCTCACAGGTGATACCTGCATGAGCACTGCTATGAACTTCAACAGTAATTTTTATTCCCTAAATGACTAACTATACTCCTTGAATCCTTATGGAACTAGGTCTCCATGCAACAAAAGCCTGTTTCACCCCTTTATGCGAGGAACTATGGTTCTAAAAAAACCCCTATTCATCAGATTTTTCTACTAACTCATCCCGTGATTACTTTCTCAATAAAAGATAACtatgatataaaataaatagagataTCGGGAATGATAACAGAGTTGGAGTTTACAGATGGTGTAGTGTAGTGTGCAGTTTCAGTAAGATGCTAAAATGtttactgatcatatttgtgtatagtttaaTGGTTCAACCGAATGAGATATAATTCCAAAACATTAGGATCATTTCCATTGAATTTAATGCTAGTTCTGTTTACTTCAAAACTCTCATGATTGGTTGGATATAGTTTATCTTGTAATTAATCTGTGAGCAATGAATCTATCTTGTAACTACTTTTAGCCTTTTCATGTACAGGCTGCCTTTGGTGTTTGGTGGTTTTATGTATTTAATTGGACTGATGTTTGATATTACTTCATTATTGCAAATCTTCCAGGTGCCGTTTCTCTTTGGGGTTACTGCTTTTGAGAAAGTTGCTAGTTGTGTAATTCACTTGATATTTAGGAGAACAGGAAGACATCTCTTTATGAACGACGACGATGAAGGAAAGCCACCGTTGCTGAAACGCCTGTTGGAAGATAATGAAGAGGGCTGTTTTCTGTAGGCTTTCTCCCTTTTCTCTAACTATTAGCTTGCTCTAGATGCAcagtataaattattatttggtgCTACAACTAACGGTATTATGACTTTCCTACGCAGGTCTGCGCTGCGATCTTTTGAACGTAGGGTAGCTTACTCAAATGTTGGCTATGACAGTATCCAAGATATAAACCCAACTATTAACAATCTTTATGCACTAGTTTATCTGTTCCATAtgtattttcttgttttttcttaACCACTTATTGGTCAGATATTGTTGGCTGGAGAACATCATCTATTAGACGCAATAGTGAACTACCCAAGGTCCTACCTTAGCCTTGCTGTTGTGATTAGTCTATCATACTTCACTGCTTGTTTGTGACTTTTGATCTTTGACAGTGGGAGGATTCTGTTCATGAAAAATATCCTCATGTTGTGTATGAAGAGCGCTGCAAGGCATATGACAAGCAGTTGTGTGAGCCTACAGTAGAAATTGACGGTTTAGACGAGCTGGAAGGTTTGTGACTTCCTCTTTCTCCTGCAGGGTGTTTAGAAAgctataaaattaaattttgctgTTAGTTGGACCTCAGATTAAAGCTTAATTCTTCACTCATTTGGAGTTTGAAGAGAGCTCTGTTGTCAGTTTCGTTGATATTTTTCAAGTAAAAAGCTGATAGATGTTTTATTCTTAATGTTGCTATAAAATGTTGTTATAAACAGAGGAACTAGTGAACGGCCTCTCTAGTCTGTCATGGGAGAAAGTTGACGTAAGCTTCCACAAGAGCAAGGCAAAGTTTGCTGCCCATAGCATTATCCAGGTCTCTCTCGTTTCCATCCTCCTATCGTACGCATCTAAATGATTTTCTTCATCTAGGGCTGTTATGTTGCTTGGTCTTGCAGATTCATATTGCTTTCATTTTTCGACAGTTGTTCATGAGCTATGTCATATTGCATTGCTGAGTTTCTCTTGCTGGAAACCTATCATAGCTCGTACCTTGAAGACGAGGGATTGAACTTTTTTTCTGGCTGATTGTGATATGCAGGTTAAAGACCAATCCATTCATTCTGATGGCGCGGACGTTATACAACATATAATCGATCGTTTTCTTCTATAGGAGAGCTTGAGCTCGTCTGGTAAATCTTGGTTTCATTTGCTGCGCTATGTTGAAGAGGCTATGTATGTTTCGTAGTCATTATTATGATAACTCTGATTTATTAATTGCCGTCGAGTGTAAATGTATTGGTAACTTGTTTAATAAATGAGACTACTTTTATTGGAAACTTATGGAGGAAATGAAAAACCTTCAGTTGATAAATAGCGTGAATGAAATGTAGAATAAAGGGCATGGAGATGGAGCAGATAAGGTAAATCACCATCAAATTGGGGTTATTATAGTCAAATATATTACTATCAAATATGGGGAAGCCCACTCTAGTATATCAAACACTCGACAAAATTTGAGTTCTTttgccattcttggttatcaTAAACCATTGATACGTATTAATTATATTCATAtgtatcaaaaaaaaaattatttgaagaGAGTAGAGGAGTTGGAAAAGGACCGTCTGTTTTTCTGAAGAAAATATATTATAGATTTATGGagaattttggaaataattagATACAGTTGAATATAGACTAAAATATACCATCAAATACAAATTCTATATATTGTATAAATTTCAAACTATAATCTAGACTGTTAGAAAAtgtgataaaataatattaacagaaaatgtcaatagtTGACATTGTGCTGACagtgtgttgacattttcttttgatattattttatctatctgttgacattttccaACGGTCCAggtcatagtttggagtttgtacaatatatagagtttgtattttatcattACCCAATATGTAATAGTATTATAGATTTATTGAGAATTATGGAGAAAATTAGATGGGGATTAAATAGATATCTATATCACACATGCACGGCTAATCTAAAACTTAAATTTTCTTGGTCAAATTGTGTTATATTTTCTTGATAGACTTTGGAATTTGGATAGGTGCTTAGTACTAAACATAAAAGGAACAGTTTGCTAAGAGCAATTTTGTGTGTGCTTTTGATTGCAGCGAAGTTATAAGTAGAGTTGTTGAATCTACAAATCATCTTAGTTGAGGTTGTGCAAGAAAGATTTGCCAAATAGGATTGATGATGATGAGTTTCATAATAGATGGATTTGCCAAAGTTGTCTGTTGCATAATTGAGGGTCCAAAGGAAAGGTAATTTTCTTGATTGGAAAAAGGTGATATAGATTTTTTGGAACTGAGTTGTGATTTGAGCTGAAGCTTTTTTAGTAGTAAATGATTTTTTGTCAGCTATGGTAAATTGATTTAAATTTATTGACAAAGTATCGTGCTATTCTGTCTCAATCTATCTGGTAATCTGGATATAGCTCATCTATTCTTACAAGTTACAACTGTCGCCTATTTCTCTGTTTCTCATGTCTAAGCTTCCTTCCTGTAATAAAGAGTTCTATCATGtttattaaattctaatttatttacATGGCACCTTTAATGAAAATTGTTAGCtgttatatttttgttacaaCCTCAATTATTGAGgtcttttattaatataaattgaaatggatcacaaatttatttttttgacaTAATTGGAATGGTGGGGGTCTGGCAACATTTAATTGGGGACCAGACCATCTTTATTTAAGAGAACCAGTTCAAAATCATGTACAGTATAATTAAAAAAGTTCAGCAGACACAATTGTATCACAGTTCAAAAGAGTATCATGGAATATATTCaactttaataatttttaaatgcAAGTGTTTTGAATTGTATACACCGTACACACTTTATGGTAGTTTCCATGAAATTAATCAGATCCACTGTAAATTACGAAGACAAAAGttcgttttttttatattaagcCAATTTCAATTAATAAGAATATGTTTCGAATATACTTCCTCCCACTCATGACAAGTACTCAACTGATTCCCGATTATAGCGATTCTAAAAACTTAAAAGTGGTGTAATATACTCCTGCcattatagttttttttattatcagttaataaatatcttattttatttttaccatgCAATTATTTCTAATATTTCATTGACTTATCtatccatttttcttttctaaaattacataatttctGAAGATGTGAGATGGGGGCGAATCCTCTGCTGTGGTAATAACACAACAGAGGATGTTGTGCATGAAACGCATAATATCATAAATGAAACGCAGacatattttagttttaatcctTTTTTTTCCCTTTAATTGCTTGAAGTAACTTATTCAAGCATAATCATTGTATGAAATTCAGCTTTCACGGGGGTGTTAAGGTTCTTCGCAGCTTTTCAATCCaagcttctttttaatcacagcccttggatccttgaattggatggttgtgatgatctgcattattacactataatggtgcattattagtcggtgtgcattattcaactgaaaatctgcattattacactataatggtgcattaatAGTCGgcgtgcattattcaactaaaaatctgcattattaaatgacacgtgacatcaatctaaccgtcggatgacaaaatcgtgggggtgagattaaaaagaacaatagaacaaaagatacaaaaaggaaatgaatatatccatatatagatgtattcaaatcctttttccatattttgttctattgtcCTTTTCAATCTCGGCCATTCAATATCAAGATCATATGGCCCAAAATAATGccacatgaatttaattttattgattaaaaaaaccgaaaaggtcaaaattgggataCACAAATGAGTTTGTTATGGTAACTTCCTTAATTTTCTCTTCCAAAATCTCAACGTTTTCTGTCAATGACCAATCGATGCAATCTGGCGTTTCTCACatcataatgtacatattatattatatgatgGTTGTTTTAAGTTCTGTAATGCATGGTTTTGTGATCTATAATGTACATTTATATTGACCAgcataatttaaatttggcCGTGTTTGATTGATCGGCgtacgtttcttgttttccccaaggGGTTAACaatcctaggggctagggtgtagtatgtactaagTCTTCAAACCGTCTGTCAAAGTAGACgggtttcagtcattcatctagggtctAGAAATCATA
Proteins encoded in this window:
- the LOC121740900 gene encoding putative lipase C4A8.10 — translated: MENGAISSTDTGNGGEDVYSSKESNAFYADHLVVMVHGILGSGSDWKYAAEKFVQQLPDKVFVHCSERNAAKTLDGVDVMGDRLAEEVLEVIRRKPSLRKISFIAHSVGGLVARYAIGKLYKPTMKVNGEELLNNEESKGKIAGLEPVNFITAATPHLGSRGNKQVPFLFGVTAFEKVASCVIHLIFRRTGRHLFMNDDDEGKPPLLKRLLEDNEEGCFLSALRSFERRVAYSNVGYDNIVGWRTSSIRRNSELPKWEDSVHEKYPHVVYEERCKAYDKQLCEPTVEIDGLDELEEELVNGLSSLSWEKVDVSFHKSKAKFAAHSIIQVKDQSIHSDGADVIQHIIDRFLL